A genomic segment from Modestobacter roseus encodes:
- a CDS encoding ABC transporter ATP-binding protein, whose translation MTAAPATEPLPATTPGTVPAIELRDVTRSFPGPPEVQALKGVSVSVADGEYVSIIGPSGSGKSTMLNILGLLDRPTVGEYRLGGVLTGALGEDERAAVRARQLGFVFQAFHLMSRRTVLENVLLPMLYNGTPRAEREPRAREALHRVGLDHRIGFLPGTLSGGERQRVAVARAVASRPRVLLADEPTGNLDQTTSAEIMALFEELHADGLTLVVITHDGAVARRASRRIRLADGRVSEVG comes from the coding sequence ATGACGGCGGCGCCGGCCACCGAACCGCTGCCGGCGACCACCCCGGGGACGGTCCCGGCCATCGAACTGCGCGACGTCACCCGGTCGTTCCCCGGCCCGCCGGAGGTGCAGGCGCTCAAGGGCGTCAGCGTCTCCGTCGCCGACGGCGAGTACGTCTCGATCATCGGCCCCAGCGGATCGGGCAAGTCGACGATGCTCAACATCCTCGGCCTGCTCGACCGGCCGACGGTGGGGGAGTACCGCCTGGGTGGGGTGCTGACCGGTGCGCTCGGGGAGGACGAGCGCGCCGCCGTGCGGGCGCGCCAGCTGGGCTTCGTCTTCCAGGCCTTCCACCTGATGTCCCGGCGCACCGTGCTGGAGAACGTGCTGCTGCCCATGCTCTACAACGGCACGCCCCGCGCCGAGCGCGAGCCACGCGCCCGCGAGGCGCTGCACCGGGTCGGGCTGGACCACCGCATCGGATTCCTGCCCGGCACCCTCTCCGGCGGTGAGCGGCAGCGGGTGGCGGTGGCCCGCGCGGTGGCCTCCCGTCCGCGGGTGCTGCTGGCCGACGAGCCCACCGGCAACCTGGACCAGACGACGTCGGCGGAGATCATGGCGCTGTTCGAGGAGCTGCACGCCGACGGGCTGACCCTCGTGGTGATCACCCACGACGGCGCCGTGGCCCGGCGGGCCTCCCGCCGGATCCGGCTCGCCGACGGCCGCGTGAGCGAGGTCGGGTGA
- a CDS encoding DoxX family protein, whose protein sequence is MTDQNRLRSIARIALGSTLVFAGTSHLTFAREEFRAQVPPWVPLDVDDVVLMSGVVEVGLGAILVALPREQRRIGALAAAFFTAIVPGNVAQYTQHRDAFGLDTDAKRALRLLGQPVLVAWAWWSTRTRTP, encoded by the coding sequence GTGACCGACCAGAACCGCCTGCGCTCCATCGCCCGCATCGCCCTGGGGTCCACGCTGGTGTTCGCCGGCACCAGCCACCTGACGTTCGCGCGGGAGGAGTTCCGCGCCCAGGTGCCGCCGTGGGTGCCGCTGGACGTGGACGACGTGGTGCTGATGTCCGGCGTGGTGGAGGTGGGCCTCGGCGCGATCCTGGTCGCACTGCCCCGTGAGCAGCGCCGGATCGGCGCGCTGGCTGCGGCGTTCTTCACCGCGATCGTGCCGGGGAACGTCGCCCAGTACACCCAGCACCGCGACGCCTTCGGGCTGGACACCGACGCCAAGCGGGCCCTGCGCCTGCTCGGTCAGCCGGTGCTGGTGGCCTGGGCGTGGTGGTCGACGCGCACCCGCACGCCCTGA
- the msrA gene encoding peptide-methionine (S)-S-oxide reductase MsrA — translation MSTETAILAGGCFWGAQDLLRKRPGVISSRVGYSGGDTPNATYRNHGDHAEAVEIVFDPQVISYRELLEFFFQIHDPSTKDRQGNDVGRSYRSAIYYTSEEQQRVALDTIADVDASGIWPGKVVTEVEPAGDFWEAEEEHQDYLQKIPFGYTCHFVRPDWVLPRREAHTA, via the coding sequence TTGAGCACAGAGACCGCGATCCTCGCCGGCGGCTGCTTCTGGGGTGCCCAGGACCTGCTGCGCAAGCGTCCCGGGGTGATCTCCAGCCGGGTGGGCTACTCCGGTGGCGACACCCCCAACGCCACCTACCGCAACCACGGTGACCACGCCGAGGCCGTCGAGATCGTCTTCGACCCCCAGGTGATCTCCTACCGCGAGCTGCTGGAGTTCTTCTTCCAGATCCACGACCCGTCGACCAAGGACCGGCAGGGCAACGACGTCGGCCGCAGCTACCGCTCGGCGATCTACTACACCTCCGAGGAGCAGCAGCGCGTCGCCCTGGACACGATCGCGGACGTCGACGCCTCGGGCATCTGGCCGGGGAAGGTCGTGACCGAGGTCGAGCCGGCCGGCGACTTCTGGGAGGCCGAGGAGGAGCACCAGGACTACCTGCAGAAGATCCCGTTCGGCTACACCTGCCACTTCGTGCGGCCGGACTGGGTGCTCCCCCGCCGCGAGGCGCACACCGCCTGA
- a CDS encoding alpha/beta fold hydrolase, which translates to MTEHLTLDGGTLAYDLTGTTGPLMVLAHGMGDSREAFRFLVPTLVEAGYRVAAVDLRGCGESSAAWASYTRTDIAGDLLALVRHLGGPAVLVGHSIAGGAVTIAAATAPELVTAIVELAPFTRKQSMSLRDLRVASYRRGMRHLLGTTLLGSTRQWAKYLDVAYPGPRPADWDTRLGQITAMLAEPGRMKAMQAMGRTPPVDAGEQLRNVRCPVLVVEGSADPDWAAPQAEGEAIIADLPTGLGRLVIIDDAGHYPHVQFPAEVATAVLTFLVGTSQDGDRA; encoded by the coding sequence ATGACCGAACACCTGACGCTCGACGGCGGCACCCTCGCCTACGACCTGACCGGGACAACCGGGCCGCTCATGGTGCTCGCCCACGGCATGGGCGACAGCCGGGAGGCCTTCCGGTTCCTCGTCCCCACCCTGGTCGAGGCCGGCTACCGGGTCGCCGCGGTGGACCTGCGCGGCTGCGGTGAGTCCAGCGCCGCGTGGGCGTCCTACACGCGCACCGACATCGCCGGCGACCTCCTCGCGCTGGTGCGCCATCTCGGCGGCCCGGCCGTGCTGGTCGGCCACTCCATCGCCGGTGGCGCGGTCACCATCGCCGCCGCAACGGCACCGGAGCTGGTCACGGCGATCGTCGAGCTGGCGCCGTTCACCCGCAAGCAGTCGATGAGCCTCCGCGATCTGCGCGTCGCCTCGTACCGCCGCGGCATGCGCCACCTGCTCGGCACCACCCTGCTCGGCAGCACCAGACAGTGGGCGAAGTACCTCGACGTCGCCTACCCCGGCCCCAGGCCGGCCGACTGGGACACCCGGCTCGGCCAGATCACCGCGATGCTGGCCGAGCCGGGACGGATGAAGGCCATGCAGGCGATGGGCAGGACCCCGCCCGTCGACGCCGGGGAGCAGCTGCGCAACGTCCGCTGCCCGGTCCTGGTCGTCGAGGGCAGTGCCGACCCCGACTGGGCCGCACCGCAGGCCGAGGGCGAGGCCATCATCGCCGACCTGCCCACGGGGCTGGGCAGGCTGGTGATCATCGACGATGCCGGGCACTACCCGCACGTGCAGTTCCCCGCCGAGGTCGCCACCGCGGTGCTGACCTTCCTGGTCGGCACCTCCCAGGACGGCGACCGTGCCTAG
- a CDS encoding TetR/AcrR family transcriptional regulator, giving the protein MPRAGLGTAAVVAAGADLADEIGFSDLTMGRLAERVGVRTPSLYKHVTSQEDLNRRIAALALDEAAEAIGAAIQGLAGRDALRAAARALRDFILAHPGRYAATIGMEPTSPDDPIALAAARLLAPFTAALRGYDVAPADTTHALRALRSIFHGFATIEAAGGFQWSTGTDESFEWLIDLVDLGLRARPAERTPRA; this is encoded by the coding sequence GTGCCTAGGGCCGGGCTGGGCACGGCCGCGGTGGTCGCGGCCGGCGCCGATCTCGCCGACGAGATCGGCTTCTCCGACCTGACCATGGGCCGACTCGCCGAACGGGTCGGGGTCCGCACCCCCTCGCTCTACAAGCACGTCACCAGCCAGGAGGACCTCAACCGCCGCATCGCGGCCCTCGCCCTGGACGAGGCCGCCGAGGCGATCGGCGCGGCCATCCAGGGCCTCGCGGGCCGGGACGCCCTACGGGCCGCAGCCCGCGCACTGCGCGACTTCATCCTCGCCCACCCCGGCCGGTACGCCGCCACCATCGGCATGGAACCCACCAGTCCCGACGACCCGATCGCCCTGGCCGCCGCGAGGTTGCTCGCGCCCTTCACGGCCGCGCTCCGCGGTTACGACGTCGCGCCGGCTGACACGACCCATGCCCTCCGGGCGCTGCGCAGCATCTTCCACGGCTTCGCCACCATCGAGGCCGCCGGCGGCTTCCAGTGGTCCACCGGCACCGACGAGAGCTTCGAGTGGCTCATCGACCTCGTCGACCTCGGGCTGCGCGCACGACCCGCAGAGCGGACACCCCGCGCATGA
- a CDS encoding DUF4260 domain-containing protein encodes MTGTVVPTATSPGVVTGRPRAWLQAEGIALAAAGLIAHGSTGAPWWLVPALFLVPDLAMLGYLAGDRVGAWTYNLSHTAPLAVVLLAAGLGWDVAALTVAGAVGLVHVGLDRALGYGVKYDDGFGHTHLGMKGPAGPDRP; translated from the coding sequence ATGACCGGCACCGTCGTCCCGACCGCCACGTCACCGGGCGTGGTCACCGGCCGGCCCCGGGCCTGGCTGCAGGCCGAGGGCATCGCCCTCGCCGCCGCCGGCCTCATCGCCCACGGCTCCACCGGTGCGCCCTGGTGGCTGGTCCCGGCGCTCTTCCTGGTGCCCGATCTGGCGATGCTCGGCTACCTCGCCGGCGACCGCGTGGGCGCCTGGACCTACAACCTGTCGCACACCGCACCCCTGGCGGTGGTGCTGCTGGCCGCCGGCCTGGGCTGGGACGTCGCCGCCCTCACCGTCGCCGGCGCCGTCGGCCTGGTGCACGTCGGGCTCGACCGCGCCCTGGGTTACGGCGTCAAGTACGACGACGGCTTCGGCCACACCCACCTGGGCATGAAGGGCCCCGCCGGCCCGGACCGCCCCTGA
- a CDS encoding helix-turn-helix transcriptional regulator: MSDRNGTSSRLLTLLSLLQARRDWPGSTLAERLDVSPRTVRRDVDRLRELGYPVQAFKGPDGGYRLDAGADLPPLLFDDDQAVALAVALQLATASGAGIGEAAARALTTVRQVMPARLRHRVDAVQVTPVPGGAAPEVDPAVLVALTAAIRAREVVRFDYASADHDSAADPEGPRDALVPPRRAEPHHLVTRSGRWYLVAFDLERADWRTFRCDRITPRTPTGPRFTPRELPGGDLAAFVNGVFKGSTSDADSWPCTGTVELGLPASRVAPFAHDGVVEPLGPDRCRLTLGAWSWVGLAAAVARYDTDVDAVSPAALAEAFGTLSDRCARAAVAGADRPGWP; the protein is encoded by the coding sequence ATGTCCGACCGCAACGGCACCTCGTCCCGACTGCTGACCCTGCTGTCCCTGCTGCAGGCGCGCCGGGACTGGCCGGGCAGCACCCTGGCCGAGCGGCTCGACGTCAGCCCGCGCACCGTGCGCCGGGACGTCGACCGCCTCCGCGAGCTGGGCTATCCGGTCCAGGCGTTCAAGGGGCCCGACGGTGGCTACCGCCTGGATGCCGGCGCCGACCTGCCGCCACTGCTGTTCGACGACGACCAGGCCGTCGCCCTGGCCGTGGCGCTGCAACTGGCCACCGCCAGCGGGGCGGGCATCGGCGAGGCCGCGGCCCGCGCGCTGACCACCGTCCGCCAGGTGATGCCCGCCCGGCTCCGGCACCGGGTCGACGCCGTCCAGGTGACGCCCGTTCCCGGTGGCGCGGCTCCCGAGGTCGACCCGGCGGTGCTGGTCGCGCTGACGGCGGCCATCCGCGCCCGCGAGGTGGTCCGGTTCGACTACGCCTCCGCAGATCACGACTCCGCCGCCGACCCCGAGGGCCCCCGCGATGCGCTCGTCCCGCCCCGGCGAGCCGAACCACACCACCTGGTCACCCGGAGCGGCCGCTGGTACCTGGTCGCCTTCGACCTCGAGCGGGCCGACTGGCGGACCTTCCGCTGCGACCGGATCACCCCGCGCACCCCGACGGGGCCCCGTTTCACCCCGCGGGAGCTGCCCGGTGGCGATCTCGCCGCCTTCGTCAACGGCGTCTTCAAGGGCAGCACCAGCGACGCCGACAGCTGGCCGTGCACGGGCACCGTCGAACTCGGTCTGCCGGCGTCCCGGGTGGCCCCCTTCGCCCACGACGGCGTGGTCGAGCCGCTCGGCCCCGACCGCTGCCGGCTCACCCTCGGCGCCTGGTCCTGGGTGGGCCTCGCCGCTGCCGTCGCCCGCTACGACACGGACGTCGACGCCGTCAGCCCGGCGGCTCTCGCGGAGGCGTTCGGCACGCTGTCCGACCGCTGTGCCCGGGCGGCAGTCGCCGGTGCCGACCGCCCGGGCTGGCCCTGA
- a CDS encoding VOC family protein, with translation MSVTTTTHLNFRGQAREALDFYASVFGGEVMAFTFAQGGDERDTADGAVAEQIKWGGIQAPNGFAVMAFDVPPARAYDAGTDAVYVSVRGTDPEEITGYWKALVDGGTVRAELAPAGYAPLYGMVTDRFGVTWVLDVLPPYNG, from the coding sequence ATGAGCGTCACCACCACCACGCACCTCAACTTCCGCGGCCAGGCCCGCGAGGCACTGGACTTCTACGCGTCCGTGTTCGGCGGGGAGGTCATGGCCTTCACCTTCGCCCAGGGCGGGGACGAGCGGGACACCGCCGACGGCGCGGTGGCCGAGCAGATCAAGTGGGGCGGCATCCAGGCCCCCAACGGGTTCGCGGTCATGGCCTTCGACGTGCCGCCCGCACGCGCCTACGACGCCGGCACCGACGCCGTCTACGTGTCGGTCCGCGGCACCGACCCCGAGGAGATCACCGGCTACTGGAAGGCGCTCGTCGACGGCGGCACGGTGCGGGCCGAGCTGGCCCCGGCCGGCTACGCCCCGCTCTACGGGATGGTCACCGACCGCTTCGGGGTGACCTGGGTGCTCGACGTCCTGCCGCCCTACAACGGCTGA
- a CDS encoding alpha/beta fold hydrolase has translation MTSSTLETHPETTPTVVLVHGAFADSSSWNGVIAHLQQDGHRVIGVANPLRSLRGDAVLLRDVLDSVDGPIVLAGHSYGGSVMSEAADRHPRVKALVFVASFLLDEGESTGELAGKFPGNELGAALRPVPVRGEDGQPVDDLYIEQEQFRPVFAADVPADVAALMAVTQRPITADALADEATKAAWKTVPSWTLVTLQDLAVPAEAQRFMAERASSHVVEVDASHAVTVSRPDVVARLIDEAVRTTAA, from the coding sequence ATGACCAGCAGCACGCTCGAGACCCACCCCGAGACCACGCCCACCGTGGTCCTCGTCCACGGCGCCTTCGCCGACTCGTCGAGCTGGAACGGCGTGATCGCCCACCTCCAGCAGGACGGCCACCGGGTGATCGGGGTGGCCAACCCGCTCCGCTCACTGCGCGGCGACGCCGTGCTCCTGCGCGACGTCCTGGACTCGGTCGACGGGCCGATCGTCCTCGCCGGTCACTCCTACGGCGGCAGCGTCATGAGCGAGGCCGCTGACCGGCACCCGCGGGTGAAGGCGCTGGTGTTCGTGGCCAGCTTCCTGCTGGACGAGGGGGAGAGCACCGGTGAGCTGGCCGGGAAGTTCCCGGGCAACGAGCTCGGGGCGGCGCTGCGCCCGGTGCCCGTCCGGGGGGAGGACGGGCAGCCCGTCGACGACCTCTACATCGAGCAGGAGCAGTTCCGGCCGGTCTTCGCCGCGGACGTGCCGGCGGACGTCGCCGCGCTGATGGCCGTCACCCAGCGGCCCATCACCGCCGACGCCCTGGCGGACGAGGCGACGAAGGCGGCCTGGAAGACCGTCCCGTCCTGGACCCTCGTCACGCTGCAGGATCTCGCCGTCCCGGCAGAGGCCCAGCGGTTCATGGCGGAGCGGGCCTCCTCGCACGTCGTCGAGGTGGACGCCTCGCACGCGGTGACCGTCTCCCGGCCGGACGTCGTGGCCCGGCTGATCGACGAGGCCGTCCGCACGACGGCCGCCTGA
- a CDS encoding nuclear transport factor 2 family protein, producing the protein MTTPTSIQPDQLPAAVRGYLAAHAALDTDTALRAFSPTAVVVDEGITYRGTEEIRGFLTKAGADYTYTSTLVAAERTDDAHWVAVHHLEGDFPGGVVDLRYRFVVDGDSIVELVIAP; encoded by the coding sequence ATGACCACACCGACCAGCATCCAGCCCGACCAGCTCCCGGCCGCCGTCCGCGGCTACCTCGCCGCGCACGCCGCCCTCGACACGGACACCGCGCTCCGCGCCTTCTCACCCACCGCCGTGGTGGTCGACGAGGGCATCACCTACCGCGGGACCGAGGAGATCCGCGGCTTCCTGACCAAGGCCGGGGCGGACTACACGTACACCAGCACCCTCGTCGCCGCGGAGCGCACCGACGACGCGCACTGGGTCGCCGTCCACCACCTCGAAGGGGACTTCCCCGGTGGGGTGGTGGACCTGCGCTACCGCTTCGTGGTGGACGGCGACTCCATCGTCGAGCTCGTCATCGCGCCGTGA
- a CDS encoding MerR family transcriptional regulator, whose translation MQSARVLAIGEFSRLTHLSVRTLRRYHDAGLLEPATVDEVTGYRWYSAEQIPIAQVIHRLRDLDVPLPDVQRILRSPDPRTRAGLVADHLQRMESELDRTRAAVASLRRLLRPEPPSLDVELRAVPATTVAAVAEDVDRDHVLAWYAGAMAELDAVVDDPAGPPGGLYDNALFEAGRGHLLVYRPTAEPPRSGRVHPVTLPAVELAVTTHVGEHDDIDVTYGELGTWVVGNALAVAGPVRETYLVGPRDTPDPPAWRTEIGWPVFRVAPR comes from the coding sequence GTGCAGAGTGCACGCGTGCTGGCGATCGGCGAGTTCTCCCGGCTGACCCACCTGAGCGTGCGGACCCTGCGGCGGTACCACGACGCCGGCCTGCTGGAGCCCGCGACGGTGGACGAGGTGACCGGCTACCGCTGGTACAGCGCCGAGCAGATCCCGATCGCCCAGGTCATCCACCGGCTGCGCGACCTCGACGTCCCGCTGCCGGACGTCCAGCGCATCCTGCGTTCCCCCGATCCGCGCACGCGCGCCGGCCTGGTCGCCGACCACCTGCAGCGGATGGAGTCGGAGCTGGACCGCACCCGCGCAGCGGTGGCGTCCCTGCGCCGGTTGCTGCGGCCGGAGCCACCGTCGCTGGACGTCGAGCTCCGCGCCGTCCCGGCGACGACGGTGGCCGCCGTGGCGGAGGACGTGGACCGCGACCACGTGCTCGCCTGGTACGCCGGCGCCATGGCCGAGCTGGACGCCGTGGTCGACGACCCGGCCGGCCCGCCGGGCGGGTTGTACGACAACGCGCTCTTCGAGGCCGGTCGCGGGCACCTCCTGGTGTACCGGCCGACGGCGGAACCGCCGCGCAGCGGCCGGGTGCACCCGGTGACCCTGCCGGCCGTCGAGCTGGCCGTCACCACGCACGTCGGCGAGCACGACGACATCGACGTCACCTACGGCGAGCTCGGCACCTGGGTGGTGGGCAACGCGCTCGCGGTGGCCGGGCCGGTGCGGGAGACCTACCTGGTCGGCCCCCGCGACACGCCCGACCCGCCGGCCTGGCGCACCGAGATCGGCTGGCCCGTCTTCCGCGTCGCCCCGCGATGA
- a CDS encoding DUF429 domain-containing protein, with the protein MHHIGIDLAWGLKQPTGLAVLDDAGRLVHISTVRTDEQIESALAPFSAGPCIVAIDAPLVVTNATGNRAAERALNADFARFQAGAHPTNTGKPEFTDGDTRGGRIGRRLRLDLDPRSGRDRRAIEVYPHAATVALFRLGRTLKYKNKPGRELEQMRTELLLLVDLLGAVVELDLGAPFAGLRQQVQAATRKSELRVVEDQVDAVVCAYVGWIAVRRPQEVTTYGDAAGGAIVTPTLPPDLQPGPRVAAPPPDPVQQAIQAYADGRPETLVAGAHALALITGLLDDAGINYLSVTGRTKTIASFAEKAARTVDGVPAYPDPARDITDQIGVRVITYVQSDVEAVAELLSAQVRVIDDRDMGRRTAQQGRFGYASRHLLIGVDPGRAAELPELVGRVVQVQVRTVLQHAWAEFEHDIRYKGTVPAEHASEFDRRFTLAAGLLELADREFTAIRDRLRAPVPADEADDTDPDDPRIAPRELAAFLAGQYADAGWSRPDHYTWISGLLLELGVTSLVELGEVLRGVDDSGITARMDYRYPPGAVRRLDDTLLAGFGQRYVELHGNADRRTALTTRLQRLTGG; encoded by the coding sequence GTGCACCACATCGGGATCGACCTCGCCTGGGGGCTCAAGCAGCCCACCGGCCTCGCCGTGCTGGACGACGCCGGCCGGCTGGTGCACATCAGCACGGTGCGCACCGACGAGCAGATCGAGAGCGCGCTGGCCCCGTTCTCCGCCGGCCCGTGCATCGTGGCGATCGACGCCCCGCTGGTGGTCACCAACGCCACCGGCAACCGGGCCGCCGAGCGGGCGCTCAACGCCGACTTCGCGAGGTTCCAGGCCGGGGCGCACCCGACGAACACCGGCAAGCCCGAGTTCACCGACGGGGACACCCGGGGCGGGCGGATCGGCCGGCGCCTGCGACTGGACCTCGACCCCCGCTCGGGCCGCGACCGCCGGGCGATCGAGGTCTACCCGCACGCGGCGACGGTGGCGCTGTTCCGGCTGGGCCGCACGCTGAAGTACAAGAACAAGCCGGGCCGGGAGCTCGAGCAGATGCGGACGGAGCTGCTGCTCCTGGTCGACCTGCTGGGCGCGGTGGTCGAGCTCGACCTCGGTGCACCGTTCGCCGGGCTGCGCCAGCAGGTGCAGGCCGCCACGCGCAAGAGCGAGCTGCGGGTGGTGGAGGACCAGGTCGACGCCGTGGTGTGCGCCTACGTGGGGTGGATCGCCGTCCGGCGGCCGCAGGAGGTGACCACCTACGGCGACGCGGCCGGCGGCGCCATCGTGACCCCGACGCTGCCGCCGGACCTGCAGCCCGGCCCCCGGGTCGCCGCACCCCCGCCCGACCCGGTGCAGCAGGCCATCCAGGCGTACGCCGACGGCCGGCCCGAGACCCTGGTCGCCGGGGCACACGCGCTCGCGCTCATCACCGGGCTGCTCGACGACGCCGGGATCAACTACCTGTCGGTGACCGGCCGGACCAAGACCATCGCCTCGTTCGCGGAGAAGGCGGCCCGCACGGTCGACGGCGTGCCCGCCTACCCGGACCCGGCACGGGACATCACCGACCAGATCGGCGTGCGGGTGATCACCTACGTGCAGAGCGACGTGGAGGCGGTCGCCGAGCTGCTGTCCGCGCAGGTGCGGGTGATCGACGACCGCGACATGGGTCGGCGGACCGCGCAGCAGGGCCGGTTCGGCTACGCCAGCCGGCACCTGCTGATCGGCGTGGACCCGGGCCGTGCGGCCGAGCTGCCGGAGCTGGTCGGCCGCGTGGTCCAGGTGCAGGTGCGCACGGTGCTGCAGCACGCGTGGGCCGAGTTCGAGCACGACATCCGCTACAAGGGCACCGTGCCGGCCGAGCACGCCTCCGAGTTCGACCGCCGGTTCACCCTGGCCGCCGGGCTGCTGGAGCTGGCCGACCGGGAGTTCACCGCGATCCGCGACCGGCTCCGGGCACCGGTTCCCGCCGACGAGGCCGACGACACCGACCCCGACGACCCCCGGATCGCGCCCCGCGAGCTGGCCGCGTTCCTGGCCGGGCAGTACGCCGACGCAGGCTGGTCGCGACCGGACCACTACACCTGGATCTCCGGCCTGCTGCTGGAGCTGGGCGTGACCAGCCTGGTCGAGCTGGGCGAGGTGCTGCGCGGCGTCGACGACAGCGGCATCACCGCCCGGATGGACTACCGCTATCCCCCGGGTGCCGTGCGCCGGCTGGATGACACGCTGCTGGCCGGCTTCGGGCAGCGGTACGTGGAGCTGCACGGCAACGCCGACCGGCGGACCGCGCTGACCACCCGGCTGCAGCGGCTCACCGGCGGCTGA